A genomic window from Fibrobacterota bacterium includes:
- the flgK gene encoding flagellar hook-associated protein FlgK, whose protein sequence is MSLFDLINMGTRGLAASQTSLDLVGQNVTNADTAGYTRKRLNLEAGVRVDQGLGQMGFGVDVVSIKRMRDDLLDRQMQEVSTQKGGREELDKSLQAIQNILTEPADSGLNTFLEKFWASWQDLANNPSDRTARQAVSDSGSALAGRFQDLGEQFNVLLNQKNDEIVDGVGEINKLLQGISEDNEAIANAEVGSARQRANDTRDQREEKFKELSKYIEVSYSEDAQGRYLITSGGNLLVGPAGSYPLKIARSQITLSDGKEMSQASLVVSSTRQPYDPPGGKLASLMQARDEVIPRYQAALDELARTIATSVNDQHKQGYTLSGFTGADFFDPATAGATSIKLSTFVRADVSNIAAAMGGTSRSLGAPLNQVIPAAGAVLDLANTVNPDYRNLSSDSVIIRTVGPPSATLVEGSGEDYTVDYRTGQIRFNNPGTLLPGTAITVDFRYTIQNYNGQGDGKNALKIGQLAQALLSNPDKTGVFRSTIGDSYATMVGELGAEKKKAADTLETSTNLQTYLQKRIDETSGVSMDEELADMVRFQNCYQASAKYISTVSQMMDSLMSIQ, encoded by the coding sequence ATGTCGCTGTTCGACCTCATCAACATGGGCACCCGCGGGCTCGCGGCCTCGCAGACGTCCCTGGACCTCGTTGGACAGAATGTGACCAACGCGGACACGGCCGGGTACACCCGCAAGCGTCTGAACCTGGAGGCCGGAGTCCGCGTGGACCAGGGCCTGGGCCAGATGGGCTTCGGCGTGGACGTGGTGAGCATCAAGCGCATGCGCGACGACCTTCTGGATCGCCAGATGCAGGAAGTCAGCACGCAGAAGGGCGGCCGCGAGGAACTGGACAAGTCCCTCCAGGCGATCCAGAACATCCTGACAGAACCTGCCGACTCCGGGCTGAACACCTTCCTGGAAAAATTCTGGGCCTCCTGGCAGGACCTGGCCAACAACCCATCCGACCGCACCGCGCGCCAGGCGGTATCGGATTCAGGCTCCGCCTTGGCCGGAAGGTTCCAGGACCTGGGCGAGCAGTTCAATGTTCTGTTGAACCAGAAAAACGACGAAATCGTCGATGGCGTGGGCGAGATCAACAAGCTCCTGCAAGGCATCAGCGAAGACAACGAAGCGATCGCCAACGCCGAGGTGGGCAGTGCGCGCCAACGGGCCAACGACACCCGCGACCAGCGGGAAGAGAAGTTCAAGGAACTGTCCAAGTACATCGAGGTCTCCTACTCCGAGGACGCGCAAGGCCGCTACCTGATCACCTCGGGCGGAAACCTGCTGGTGGGCCCCGCGGGCAGCTACCCGCTCAAGATCGCCCGCAGCCAGATCACGCTCTCCGATGGCAAGGAAATGAGCCAGGCGAGCCTGGTGGTCTCCAGCACGCGCCAACCCTACGACCCGCCCGGCGGAAAGCTCGCCAGCCTGATGCAGGCCCGCGACGAGGTCATCCCCCGCTACCAGGCTGCCCTGGACGAACTCGCCCGCACCATCGCCACTTCCGTGAACGATCAGCACAAGCAGGGCTACACCCTCAGCGGGTTCACCGGTGCGGACTTCTTCGATCCGGCAACGGCCGGTGCCACCAGTATCAAGCTTTCCACCTTCGTGCGGGCGGATGTTTCCAACATCGCCGCCGCCATGGGTGGGACATCGCGTTCGCTGGGCGCGCCTCTCAACCAGGTCATCCCCGCGGCGGGCGCCGTCCTGGATTTGGCCAACACGGTCAATCCCGACTACCGCAACCTCTCGTCAGATTCCGTCATCATCCGCACCGTGGGACCGCCTTCGGCGACCTTGGTGGAGGGATCCGGCGAAGACTACACGGTGGATTACCGCACCGGCCAGATCCGGTTCAACAATCCCGGTACGCTGCTGCCCGGTACGGCCATCACCGTCGATTTCCGCTACACGATCCAGAACTACAACGGCCAGGGAGACGGCAAGAACGCCCTCAAGATCGGGCAGCTCGCGCAAGCCCTGTTGTCCAATCCCGACAAGACCGGCGTGTTCCGCAGCACCATCGGCGACTCGTACGCCACCATGGTTGGCGAACTCGGCGCGGAAAAGAAGAAGGCAGCGGACACCCTGGAGACTTCCACGAACCTCCAGACCTACCTGCAAAAACGCATCGACGAAACCTCGGGTGTTTCGATGGACGAGGAACTCGCCGACATGGTGAGGTTCCAGAACTGCTACCAAGCCTCGGCCAAGTACATCAGCACCGTCTCGCAGATGATGGATTCGCTGATGAGCATCCAGTAG
- the flgL gene encoding flagellar hook-associated protein FlgL, with amino-acid sequence MTRITATMINTDVQQGIQANGVRLNEIMTQISTGKSINQPSDDPVGTSKALRLRSQTSRYDQYYRNMQDGQAWLSTADTALKNGNDSMQRANELAIQGANGTYTDIQREYLRNEVRVLADQMLSIASTMLKGEYIFSGTQTDMPPFSLEHGTDTLTNVANANGTSLAAVPATVRLRDTTKMDSNTATGNPAAYDIMPGTLSIPGLTEGTDYTVDYRNGEVRFLTGAATALAAGAGIQMEFDWIRRSEEDMSGQVLREVQQNNTVQVNVTASTAFGDSARGGSVFDTLIDVMQGLHTNDQAKIRSSMAGLQSSLEQLLKAQTVAGSVSNRLQNTQDQNRSDALVVAKQTSEVEEIDFTKVVSDYQNRQTVFDAALRVGAKVIQNSLVNYI; translated from the coding sequence ATGACACGCATCACGGCCACGATGATCAACACGGATGTCCAGCAGGGAATCCAGGCCAACGGCGTGCGTCTGAACGAGATCATGACGCAGATCTCCACCGGAAAGTCCATCAACCAGCCCTCCGACGACCCCGTGGGGACTTCCAAGGCCCTGCGCCTGCGTTCGCAGACGTCGCGTTACGACCAGTACTACCGCAACATGCAGGACGGCCAGGCGTGGCTTTCCACCGCCGACACCGCCTTGAAAAACGGCAACGACTCCATGCAGCGCGCCAACGAGCTGGCCATCCAGGGTGCCAACGGAACGTACACCGACATCCAACGCGAATACCTGCGAAACGAAGTGCGGGTGCTGGCCGACCAGATGTTGTCCATCGCTTCCACCATGCTCAAGGGCGAATACATCTTCAGCGGCACGCAGACGGACATGCCTCCGTTCAGCCTCGAGCACGGCACCGACACCCTGACCAACGTCGCCAACGCCAACGGCACCTCGCTGGCGGCGGTTCCCGCCACCGTCCGGTTGCGCGACACCACCAAGATGGATTCCAATACCGCCACGGGAAACCCCGCCGCCTACGACATCATGCCCGGCACGCTCTCGATTCCGGGGCTCACCGAAGGAACCGACTACACGGTGGATTACAGAAACGGCGAGGTCCGTTTTCTGACCGGCGCCGCAACCGCGCTGGCGGCGGGTGCCGGCATCCAGATGGAATTCGACTGGATCCGCCGCAGCGAAGAAGACATGTCCGGCCAGGTCCTGCGGGAAGTCCAACAGAACAACACCGTCCAGGTCAACGTGACCGCCTCCACGGCCTTCGGCGACTCGGCACGTGGCGGGTCCGTGTTCGACACCTTGATCGATGTGATGCAGGGGCTCCACACCAACGACCAGGCGAAGATCCGCAGCTCCATGGCCGGATTGCAGTCGTCGTTGGAACAACTGCTGAAGGCGCAGACCGTGGCGGGTTCGGTTTCCAATCGCCTGCAGAACACGCAAGACCAGAATCGGTCGGATGCGCTGGTGGTGGCCAAGCAGACCTCCGAAGTCGAGGAGATCGATTTCACGAAAGTGGTCAGCGACTACCAGAACCGCCAGACGGTGTTCGACGCGGCCCTGCGGGTGGGAGCCAAGGTGATCCAGAATTCCCTGGTGAACTACATCTAG
- a CDS encoding cupin domain-containing protein codes for MKTLPARIAISLSLLVSPLLAKEGHEAYSKTVSVKQALRTSRTSAGGKLDFPRDSAEVVGVEVTIPAGASTGWHRHAHSGFAYVLQGKLQVVLADSTRNEYTSGQAFAEVVNTLHNGIAVGKEDVKLFAFFLADSGKAISTKP; via the coding sequence ATGAAGACCCTACCTGCGCGCATCGCGATCTCGCTTTCCCTTCTGGTCTCCCCCCTTTTGGCCAAGGAAGGGCATGAAGCCTATTCCAAGACGGTTTCCGTCAAACAGGCCTTGCGGACCTCCCGGACCTCCGCCGGCGGCAAGCTCGACTTCCCCCGCGATTCGGCCGAGGTGGTGGGTGTGGAAGTGACCATCCCCGCGGGGGCATCCACCGGCTGGCACCGGCACGCCCATTCGGGATTCGCCTACGTGCTCCAGGGCAAGCTGCAAGTGGTGCTGGCGGATTCCACCCGCAACGAATACACGAGCGGGCAGGCCTTCGCCGAAGTCGTCAACACGCTCCACAACGGGATCGCGGTGGGCAAGGAGGATGTCAAGCTCTTCGCCTTCTTCCTTGCGGATTCGGGCAAGGCGATCTCCACCAAGCCTTGA
- a CDS encoding sugar phosphate isomerase/epimerase, whose amino-acid sequence MCGLVLLSVAGCGKADSLPIPLKGSFVPFAMCMADVPANRQVETVKRMGFHGLGLAGMDAAKIAEFARLPEVRSGEFRIPSVLWYFPVLDTIRVPWLDSILEDAHRMDMAIWMVASAQGRRDGSVRSRAVEQFAAVAERCRAKGARLVVYPHAGTLIETAEEGLWMLDSLRRLGYPEVRTSIHLCHELKMGNRSRLPEIVAKVAPFLALASVSGADKFTNLRGSEWVTAIKPLDEGSYDARIFLRALSQAGYSGPIELHTYGLKSPESPQYDRHLERSLAKWKAWVVQPSP is encoded by the coding sequence TTGTGCGGTTTGGTCCTTCTGTCGGTCGCCGGGTGCGGGAAGGCCGACTCTCTCCCGATTCCGCTGAAAGGAAGCTTTGTTCCTTTCGCCATGTGCATGGCGGATGTGCCAGCCAACCGACAAGTGGAGACCGTCAAGAGGATGGGGTTCCATGGTCTGGGGCTTGCGGGAATGGATGCGGCCAAGATCGCCGAATTTGCCCGGCTTCCGGAGGTGCGATCGGGAGAATTCAGGATTCCGAGCGTCCTCTGGTACTTCCCCGTCCTGGACACCATCCGGGTTCCCTGGCTGGACAGCATCCTGGAGGATGCCCATCGGATGGACATGGCCATCTGGATGGTCGCTTCCGCCCAAGGGCGTCGCGACGGTTCCGTGCGTTCCCGGGCGGTCGAACAGTTCGCAGCGGTGGCCGAGCGCTGCCGCGCCAAGGGCGCCCGGCTGGTGGTGTATCCGCATGCGGGCACCTTGATCGAGACGGCCGAGGAGGGTTTGTGGATGCTCGACAGTCTTCGTCGCCTGGGGTACCCCGAGGTCCGGACTTCCATCCACCTCTGCCACGAATTGAAGATGGGAAACCGGAGCCGGTTGCCGGAAATCGTCGCGAAGGTGGCTCCGTTCCTCGCCTTGGCTTCCGTGAGCGGAGCCGACAAGTTCACCAACCTCAGGGGCTCCGAATGGGTCACCGCGATCAAGCCTCTCGATGAAGGATCCTACGATGCGAGGATCTTCCTTCGCGCCCTCTCCCAGGCGGGCTATTCGGGTCCGATCGAATTGCACACCTATGGGCTGAAGAGTCCGGAATCACCGCAATACGATCGCCATCTGGAGCGATCCTTGGCCAAATGGAAGGCGTGGGTCGTTCAGCCGTCTCCCTGA
- a CDS encoding sugar phosphate isomerase/epimerase — MKPTKAFLTLCSVLTFLVGGKTACAAAEPRIYLRGTFAPFAMCMANMSIANQVSFAEKVGFTGMGLSGMVKYQVNQAVNLPQVVSGKFKIPSVLWYSNINEPINVPWLDSILDDAKKVDMAVWMVSGGNKNRLDSTKSLAVSRLKVVAERCRAKGVRMVLYPHLGTAFETAEDGMEALDSLRRHGYSEVKLSIHLCHEVKKGNGGRIASIVSKVAPYLAMATVNGADSNTYRLNDGWATAIMPLDAGTYDPKVFLKALSQAKFDGPIELHTYGLKSPVDPAYDGHFERSLARWNEWVTNVPPVEASASPAPLGTDLVAYAICMAGQSIANQVGFAEKAGYTSIGLAGMIQYQLAQAASLPQIATGKVRIRNVRWYSSIRDTLDTVWLDAVLADTRKLGASVWMVSGGNKDKSDATKSIAISKLRRVADRCKVAGVPLVVYPHQGTLFDGVEEGLAALDSLRRWGHPEVGISMDYSHELARGNQLRIPALVAKAAPYLAIATVSGADVDGAGVVKPLDQGTLEIAPYLDALATAGFSGAVQLQTAGLPSPADANYDGHLERSLTRWNRIVAPVVDHRLPIEGDLVPFATCMATQSVASQVEASSKAGYSGIGLAGLIRYQMDQLAVLPQVASGAFRVRSAMWYTSIQDALDTAWLDGVLVAAKKMGTSIWMVSGGNRDKSDATKSVAIAKLHRVADRCRNAGVDLVVYPHLGTLFDGVEDGLQVLDSLRRLGHPEVRISLDLSHELTRGGMDRILPMVEKAGPSLGIATISGVDAGGKIRALDEGSLAVGGYLEALVKIGYKGPILLHTSGLSSPFSASYDNHLARSLAKWQEWVRPVGSNALPALKEESASAMRDGKTAARVHWQTEFGRVRVHAPEGSTTRLFSLDGREIPGVQESAGVWVFPARGVGNRLLRVHGPAGIVSAMVPAL, encoded by the coding sequence ATGAAACCGACAAAAGCATTCCTGACTCTCTGCTCCGTGCTGACATTTCTTGTAGGTGGAAAGACCGCCTGCGCAGCGGCGGAACCAAGGATCTACCTCAGAGGGACCTTCGCTCCCTTCGCGATGTGCATGGCCAACATGTCCATTGCCAACCAGGTCTCCTTCGCGGAAAAAGTCGGATTCACCGGCATGGGCCTGTCGGGGATGGTGAAATACCAGGTCAACCAAGCGGTGAACCTTCCGCAGGTCGTCTCGGGGAAATTCAAGATCCCGAGCGTGCTTTGGTATTCGAACATCAACGAGCCGATCAACGTTCCATGGTTGGATAGCATCCTGGACGACGCGAAGAAGGTCGACATGGCCGTCTGGATGGTCTCGGGGGGGAACAAGAACCGGTTGGACTCCACCAAGTCGCTGGCTGTCTCGAGACTGAAGGTCGTCGCCGAAAGGTGTCGCGCGAAGGGCGTGCGAATGGTGCTGTATCCGCATCTGGGAACCGCTTTCGAAACCGCCGAGGACGGGATGGAAGCGCTGGACAGCTTGCGTCGGCACGGATACTCGGAGGTCAAGCTTTCCATCCACCTCTGCCACGAGGTCAAGAAGGGAAATGGTGGCCGAATCGCGTCCATCGTGTCCAAGGTGGCCCCATATCTTGCCATGGCGACCGTCAATGGCGCGGATTCGAACACCTACCGGCTCAACGACGGATGGGCCACTGCGATCATGCCGCTGGACGCGGGAACCTACGATCCGAAGGTGTTCCTCAAAGCGCTTTCTCAAGCGAAATTCGATGGACCCATCGAGCTGCACACCTACGGTCTGAAGAGTCCTGTCGACCCGGCCTACGATGGCCATTTCGAGCGTTCCCTGGCCCGCTGGAACGAGTGGGTTACCAATGTCCCACCTGTCGAGGCCTCGGCCTCGCCTGCGCCGTTGGGCACGGATCTTGTCGCGTACGCGATCTGCATGGCGGGCCAGTCGATCGCCAACCAGGTGGGATTCGCGGAAAAGGCCGGCTACACCAGCATCGGGTTGGCGGGCATGATCCAATATCAGCTCGCCCAGGCGGCATCTCTTCCGCAGATTGCCACGGGGAAGGTGCGGATCCGCAACGTGCGGTGGTACTCCTCCATCCGGGACACGCTGGACACGGTCTGGCTCGACGCGGTCCTGGCCGACACCAGGAAATTGGGCGCGAGCGTCTGGATGGTTTCCGGCGGAAACAAGGACAAGTCCGACGCGACGAAATCGATCGCGATCTCCAAGCTCCGCCGCGTCGCCGACCGCTGCAAGGTCGCTGGCGTCCCGCTCGTGGTCTATCCGCACCAGGGCACGTTGTTCGACGGCGTGGAGGAAGGCCTCGCCGCTCTTGACAGTTTGCGTCGATGGGGCCACCCCGAGGTGGGGATTTCCATGGACTACTCCCACGAATTGGCCAGAGGCAACCAGCTGAGGATTCCGGCCCTGGTCGCGAAAGCCGCGCCCTATCTGGCCATCGCCACGGTGAGCGGTGCCGATGTCGACGGTGCCGGGGTGGTGAAGCCGCTCGACCAGGGGACGCTCGAGATCGCGCCCTACCTCGATGCGCTGGCGACCGCAGGATTCAGCGGCGCCGTACAGCTCCAGACGGCGGGCCTTCCGAGCCCCGCAGACGCCAACTACGACGGACACCTGGAGCGATCGCTCACCCGATGGAACCGGATCGTCGCGCCCGTCGTGGACCATCGCCTGCCCATCGAGGGGGACCTGGTGCCGTTTGCCACATGCATGGCCACCCAGTCGGTGGCTTCGCAGGTCGAGGCTTCCTCCAAGGCGGGCTATTCCGGCATCGGATTGGCCGGACTGATCCGCTACCAGATGGATCAACTCGCGGTGCTTCCCCAGGTGGCTTCCGGGGCGTTCCGTGTGCGAAGCGCCATGTGGTACACCTCGATCCAGGATGCGTTGGACACCGCGTGGTTGGATGGCGTGCTGGTCGCCGCGAAGAAGATGGGGACCTCCATTTGGATGGTGTCCGGCGGGAATCGCGACAAGAGCGACGCGACCAAGTCGGTGGCGATCGCGAAGCTCCACAGGGTCGCGGATCGTTGCAGGAACGCGGGGGTCGACCTTGTCGTCTACCCGCATCTGGGAACCCTGTTCGACGGCGTGGAGGATGGGTTGCAGGTCCTGGACAGTTTGCGTCGGTTGGGGCATCCGGAGGTCAGGATATCCCTCGATCTTTCGCACGAATTGACCCGCGGTGGGATGGACAGGATCCTTCCCATGGTGGAGAAGGCGGGGCCGTCCCTGGGCATCGCCACGATAAGCGGTGTCGATGCGGGAGGAAAGATCCGGGCTCTGGACGAGGGGAGTCTGGCTGTCGGCGGCTATCTGGAGGCCTTGGTGAAAATCGGGTACAAAGGGCCGATTCTCCTCCATACTTCCGGTCTTTCCAGTCCGTTCTCGGCGAGCTACGACAACCACCTCGCGCGTTCGTTGGCCAAGTGGCAGGAATGGGTTCGGCCTGTGGGTTCGAATGCGCTTCCTGCGCTGAAGGAGGAATCGGCCTCCGCGATGCGGGATGGGAAGACCGCTGCGCGCGTCCACTGGCAAACGGAATTCGGCAGGGTGCGTGTCCATGCTCCGGAAGGCTCCACGACTCGCCTGTTCTCGCTCGATGGACGGGAGATCCCCGGTGTCCAGGAATCCGCTGGAGTTTGGGTTTTCCCCGCTCGGGGGGTCGGTAATCGCCTTCTTCGGGTCCACGGCCCCGCCGGGATCGTGTCCGCGATGGTGCCCGCCTTGTAG
- a CDS encoding class I SAM-dependent methyltransferase produces MMEIIQAGESTDAGRFDRLAKEWDVAPIHLDRTRDVADLMRHKLAMSGRTALEVGAGTGLLSFALAANLGQILATDPSEGMVGVLKGKIETSGIENIQALRADDSLEGVAGPFDLVMSQMALHHIGDIDAFIRRAFSMIAPGGDFAIADLDTEDGSFHPPEVTGVHHGFDREDLGGRLARAGFEEIDFETVHVMRRTVGSEVVEFPIFLCLAKAPRSHSLT; encoded by the coding sequence GTGATGGAAATCATACAGGCAGGCGAATCCACCGATGCGGGTCGATTCGATCGATTGGCCAAGGAGTGGGACGTGGCGCCCATTCACTTGGACCGCACCCGCGACGTGGCCGATCTCATGAGACACAAGTTGGCCATGTCCGGCCGGACCGCCCTGGAGGTCGGTGCGGGGACGGGTTTGCTGTCGTTCGCCCTGGCGGCGAATCTTGGACAGATCTTGGCGACGGATCCTTCGGAAGGCATGGTGGGAGTCCTGAAGGGCAAGATCGAGACGAGCGGGATCGAGAACATCCAGGCCTTGCGCGCCGACGATTCCCTGGAAGGTGTGGCGGGTCCGTTCGATCTGGTCATGTCGCAGATGGCGCTCCACCACATCGGCGACATCGATGCCTTCATCCGTCGGGCGTTCTCGATGATCGCTCCCGGCGGGGATTTCGCGATCGCCGATCTCGATACGGAAGACGGGTCGTTCCACCCTCCGGAGGTGACCGGTGTGCACCACGGCTTCGACCGGGAGGATCTGGGAGGCAGACTGGCGCGGGCGGGATTCGAGGAGATCGATTTCGAGACGGTCCACGTCATGCGACGCACGGTTGGAAGTGAGGTCGTCGAATTCCCGATCTTCCTTTGCCTGGCGAAAGCTCCTCGGTCGCATTCGTTGACGTAA
- a CDS encoding transglycosylase SLT domain-containing protein yields MTDMAWDGMADQVAHQGGMGLAKILYPQFLKDPSALDRATEPVAPSRASSAYAPARGTSLDQAVRQAASDTGLDESLIRAVIHTESRGKTDAISPKGAIGPMQLMPATAKELGVDPHDPTQNILGGSRYLAQMKDRFGSDELALAAYNAGPGAVQHHGGIPPYAETRSYVKQVLAKRAQLSGGPS; encoded by the coding sequence ATGACCGACATGGCCTGGGACGGGATGGCCGACCAAGTCGCCCACCAAGGCGGGATGGGGCTGGCCAAAATCCTCTATCCACAGTTTTTGAAGGATCCCTCCGCACTCGACCGCGCCACCGAACCGGTCGCACCTAGCAGGGCTTCCAGCGCCTACGCCCCGGCACGCGGGACCAGCCTGGACCAGGCGGTTCGCCAGGCGGCCTCCGATACCGGCTTGGACGAATCCCTCATCCGGGCGGTGATCCACACGGAAAGCCGCGGGAAGACCGACGCGATTTCTCCCAAAGGGGCGATCGGCCCCATGCAGTTGATGCCCGCCACCGCCAAGGAACTGGGAGTGGATCCGCACGATCCGACCCAGAACATCCTGGGCGGCAGCCGCTATCTGGCACAGATGAAGGATCGGTTCGGTTCCGATGAATTGGCCTTGGCCGCCTACAACGCCGGTCCTGGCGCGGTGCAGCATCACGGGGGGATCCCTCCGTACGCCGAAACCCGCTCCTATGTCAAGCAAGTGCTGGCCAAGCGCGCCCAGCTCTCGGGAGGCCCCTCATGA